Proteins from a genomic interval of Scomber japonicus isolate fScoJap1 chromosome 10, fScoJap1.pri, whole genome shotgun sequence:
- the tgfb2 gene encoding transforming growth factor beta-2 proprotein, whose amino-acid sequence MEKNASNLVKAELRIFRLQNPGARVSEQRIELYQILAHKDLTSPTQRYIDSKVVRTQTDGEWLSFDVTEAVSEWLNHRDRNSGFKISLHCPCCTFVPSNNFIIPNKSEELEARFAGIDDSFIPGGDLKVFKKRRHSTRAPHLLLMLLPSYRLESQSQHKNHRSKRALDAAYCSRNVQDNCCLRSLYIDFKKDLGWRWIHEPKGYEANFCAGACPYLWSADTQHSKVLGLYNTINPEASASPCCVSQDLEPLTILYYIGKTPKIEQLSNMKVKSCKCS is encoded by the exons ATGGAAAAGAACGCCTCCAACCTGGTGAAGGCTGAGCTCAGGATCTTCCGTCTTCAAAACCCCGGGGCCCGTGTGTCTGAGCAGCGCATTGAGCTataccag ATTTTAGCACACAAAGACCTGACGTCCCCAACACAGAGATATATTGACAGCAAGGTTGTACGAACACAGACGGACGGGGAATGGCTTTCCTTTGATGTGACAGAGGCAGTGAGTGAATGGCTGAACCACAGAG acagaaacagTGGATTCAAGATTAGCCTGCACTGCCCATGCTGCACATTTGTACCATCAAATAACTTCATTATTCCCAACAAGAGTGAGGAGCTGGAGGCACGGTTTGCAG GTATTGATGACAGCTTCATCCCTGGTGGTGACCTGAAGGTATTTAAGAAGCGGCGGCACAGCACTCGGGCTCCACACCTTCTCCTCATGCTGCTGCCTTCATACAGGCTGGAGTCCCAGTCCCAGCACAAGAACCATCGATCCAAGAGAGCCCTGGACGCTGCCTACTGCTCCAG AAATGTTCAGGACAATTGCTGCTTACGGTCACTTTACATCGATTTTAAGAAGGACCTGGGCTGGAGGTGGATTCATGAGCCCAAAGGCTACGAGGCCAACTTCTGCGCAGGGGCCTGTCCATATCTGTGGAGTGCAGACACCCAGCATTCCAAG GTGTTAGGCCTGTATAACACCATCAACCCTGAAGCATCAGCATCACCCTGCTGTGTCTCCCAGGACCTGGAGCCTCTCACCATCCTCTACTACATTGGCAAGACCCCCAAAATAGAGCAGCTTTCCAATATGAAGGTCAAGTCCTGCAAGTGCAGCTAG